The Papilio machaon chromosome 2, ilPapMach1.1, whole genome shotgun sequence genome segment ataaaaaaaaatagaaaacggggtaaaaattatcccatgtctgtttcctggttcaaatcaattcagccgttcttgagttataaatagtattactaacatgactttcttttatatatgtagatgtGTTGAACATAGTTTTAACTAACCTCTGGAAAGTTAGCAAGTTTAGCAACATTAGGTTTTCCTACagatataatataacttttctTTCCGTTAACTTTGCATAAATCTTTCAGTCTGTTTATAATATCTTTTGTCTGATCTCCGGCTAGTTTGCATATTAGTATACCAATCACATTGGCGTCTTTACACTTCTCAATTAGGAAACGTCTTCGTTTAAACCAAGCAGTCTCTGTCTTGCTGACAATTTCTAATGTTTCTGGATTTAGTGAAAACCATTGTTTTGCTGAGAAAAATTACAACCTTTTTAacgttttcataaaatataccaATATATGCAGCTACTAGACATTTAATCAATTTGTTTAAGTATAGAATATCATCCTCAATATATTTACCTTCAATAgatatagtatatataaataaagtctgTCCGTTCAGGCCGATGTAAATGCAAGTGCAGTTCTTAAGTACATCAGAATTGTATACTTCACCATTTAAATCTCTTACCAAACGACCTAGAaatctatttctattttcttccAATGCAATATATGCTATGTAACTATTAGGATATTGCTGATACCATGCCTTTTCTATTTCATCtgtaaaaggttttatattaaaaaaagtgttgtcaatttatttgttaaagttGTTAAAGCTACTATTTTATTGCTACTACTAATtatactattaattaagttgagTATACATACCTCAAAGCTATATATTAACAGACATAAGACAAGGTGCTAAATGCTGTGATGGAAATATGTGCAACTAAGTAAGGTATAAATGATTGTGAGTGATGTGGCAATGTAACTAAGTAAGACTTGAAGAGTGGAGATCCAGcaatctttataaatttactagctgtggccagcatactttataaatacaacttataagtagtctatgtgttcttccagattttATTCTACAACCATGCCAAAATTCATCATTGAGCCGATGTTTTGGAgattccttcaaacaaacatccatccatctatctaaacattcgcatttatatttgtaagattatcAGTACCTTTGCAGTGTTCAAATTCAGCATCATAAAACAGGCAAAGTTTATCAATTTCATCCGATCCAAAATTATCCTGCAAAGTTTTGATAGAAGCTtccaaattcaattttttcttaGGTAAGACTGTGAACACTGGTatgtttgattttgtaaaacaacTACGACCATAGTGAATCACTGCATCACCCTGTACATGCATAGCCGCCACTGCATCTACACAACAGctgcaatattaaataatactatgACACATATATCTGAAAATTGAGACATACTAGTTAACAAATACtttgttttcatataaacTTTTGTACCTAGCATATGAAGTGTCTCCTAAGATATACAGGTCAACATCACATTTATTCTTTATCTCTTCAAATATAACAGCACTCACATTTAAAAGTTCGTCGGGAAACTGTAAACACAcctgcaaaatattttaaacaaagtgACGGACTATTAAACATAGGTGTTTCAAAGcgaaacaatttcaaacagctagtataattatatatctattaccttcgaataattattatcagatATCCATTTACACGTTTTAAGTACATCGAGATGAGAAATTAAGTCTTCAAATTCTCTGTTTGAAGGCACTACTTCAAGTTCGCGTTCAATGCATATTTTTCCATCAATAGTGAAATTTGCCATAATTACAAGAGCTATAACTTACATCTAATGTATTTATCTAAGCAAAAgtcttataaaagtaaaattttaacatgaaaTCATAAACTTTGTGATTTACGGAAtgacatatttcttttttgacATTAGAGTTTGACAgcagattaaaataaagacattAAAATCTTGCGGCCAAAGTATCACTATCATTTGGGATgttatttttaggtttaacattttttaagtatacTTTAGCAATAATagtgttttctattttgtttgtgTATTATCAATAGTATTTTgtaagaagaaaaaattaaatatagaaaaattcGGGACGGAAACAAGAATAGACTTTGTTGCATCAGAAATTAAGAAACTGACATAATGTCTAGATATAAATAGCTCCACCAACaagttaagtttattaaacattgatcaaaatgtttttataataaggcattaatacaataaaaaaatatgcaaataagtctatggaaataaatttactcATACAAAATtggcattttattatttgacctCAAGCATGCTACACATATCAAAGATTTAAATGGAAACAGTCTCATATTACTGGTTTGTAGCAGTTATTTCCTTAATAGCCTTCATCACTTATTGTGATGGTGTATTTAGGATATgcatcttttataatattagcagtGACCTCATGATCTGCCTTCCCAAAGCCTTGGGAATaaccatatattttaaacctttTAAAGTCAGCATCATGAGAAATGCGGCCACCTCCTAACACTTCACATTGAAGCGGGTGAAGCTTTCCCTcaacctaaaaataataaaaagaatatcaaaaaataatcatcAGGCTGAATCTGATAACAGCATTAACAAAGAGAGTTCAAGTAGAGTGCCCTACACTTCTCTCATTTATGGTCTGTATCCAAAAACTTCATATTCAATACTGCTTCTGTCTTtagtaactaaattaaaatatataagtatctATTTGTACATGCAGCAGAACCCAGAATACTGTACCTCATCTAATATATCAGAGTGATAGTTGCAGTGGGCATAACCTCTAACAATTGTCACCGGACTTTCTTCTTGCTTATTTTTATCcgtaacattaattaaaatatatttaaatacacccGACTTATCAATGTCCACTTTTGGTATGGCATCC includes the following:
- the LOC106710463 gene encoding 2-(3-amino-3-carboxypropyl)histidine synthase subunit 2; its protein translation is MANFTIDGKICIERELEVVPSNREFEDLISHLDVLKTCKWISDNNYSKVCLQFPDELLNVSAVIFEEIKNKCDVDLYILGDTSYASCCVDAVAAMHVQGDAVIHYGRSCFTKSNIPVFTVLPKKKLNLEASIKTLQDNFGSDEIDKLCLFYDAEFEHCKDEIEKAWYQQYPNSYIAYIALEENRNRFLGRLVRDLNGEVYNSDVLKNCTCIYIGLNGQTLFIYTISIEAKQWFSLNPETLEIVSKTETAWFKRRRFLIEKCKDANVIGILICKLAGDQTKDIINRLKDLCKVNGKKSYIISVGKPNVAKLANFPEIDIYVMVACPENDLYNNRDFYKPIVYPFELEVALNSNRQPYFTNHVTDYDELLPGNKHYCDINEAKETTDVSLITNKIRETKVHSSIESSLELAEKQSMALETIGQNLQERSWKGLEQKLGETEVKKAEEGRKGIPLQYNNEPE
- the LOC106707537 gene encoding 14 kDa phosphohistidine phosphatase — its product is MQKFARGTIFIRSHLTLFQLNYQSFNSLLQQTKLHLVAYSQQKHPEKFTKMSSSGVTLDAIPKVDIDKSGVFKYILINVTDKNKQEESPVTIVRGYAHCNYHSDILDEVEGKLHPLQCEVLGGGRISHDADFKRFKIYGYSQGFGKADHEVTANIIKDAYPKYTITISDEGY